The DNA segment GTCCATCATCGCTTCCTCTATGCCCCACCAGCGGATCAGATAGTCCCATGGTGTAAACCATATATGCGTCTGCCCCTGCTTTTTGACCGGCATGATGCCTTCATAAACTTTGCACATAGCCTGGTAGCTGAATTCGGTCGCCTGCTCGTTGTGCGTGATCTTCGGCAGCTTGATCTTGTCGACATCCTCAGGCTCTTTGATCTGTATGTTGAAATGCCGTGAGACGACATCGCTGGTCTCGTCGGTCTTGACTATATCAACATTCTCGATAATGCCGAAGTCCGTACTGTGAATGGCAAGCGGACAGACCAGAAAATCGTTTACGACCATGTCAACAGGCATGTGCTTCCACTGATAGATCGTTTTTCGCAGCTGGTCTTCCTGATCCCGGGCCCAGGGGTGTTCACACTGCAACGTCAGTTCGTCATTGACGTTCATTTCGTTCCAGCAGATCTCGTTGATCCATACCATCGGCCTCTCGGACTGAAGATCATTCAGTTTGGTCCATAGCCGGGCCTTCTCCTTGTGCACCGGCAATGATGCGATTTCGGCAACTTCTGCCGCCAGGCATCGTAGAACATCAATATCTTTATCGGCCAGTTCTATTTCAGCCGCAACCGGCGGCGGAGTATGATGACTTGGGTCATGAAGCATTATTTATTTTCACCTTTATATAATTCAAAAATTAAGCGGATACCTGCCATGTTCGCGGACCAGTTTCACGATGTAATCATACGTCTGGCCGGACACGTTGCTTGCGACGGAATGGTCCGACTGGAAGATATACCCGCCGCCTTGGGCAGCGCTTAGCTTTCCAAGGACTTCACGGCGAATGAGTTCCTTGTCGCCTGTTTCCCATATCTGAATATTGCTGTTGCCGCAAATGCCCAGCCTGTGGCCGTACTGCTGCCGCAGCTCGACCGCATCGAGATCGGCCTTGGCCTCAAGTGGATTCATTGCATCGATCCCGATTTTGATATAGTCCTCCAGTATCTTGCTCACATTTCCGCAACCGTGATATATGACCATCAGGCCTTTTGAATGAGCGTATTCCGCTATCGCCTTGACCCAAGGTTTGAAGTATGCCCGCCAGTAGTCAGGCGAAAAGAACATGTTGTTGCGATAGGCTACATCGCCCCAGATCACGAATCCATCCAAAAGCCCCCCTGCCGCGTCTATCTGCGCTTTGGCACAATTCAGATAGAACTGCCCTATCCGGTTGATGACCTTGCCCATGCGGTCCGGATGCATGCCGATCCACAGCATGTTGTTTTCGGGCCCGATCAGTCTTGTGAGACACTCGTTGCATTCGATTATGCTGCCAAACACGGGAAAATCCGGATGCAGCGATTTTACCGTTTCCACCCAAGGCGGCGAATTTCGTTCAAAACCGTCACCAACTCCTGCGATCTGGTTGTCGCCCGCCTCAAAATAGCGTCTTCTGTCAAAAGGATCGTCGAATTCGAGAGCTTCCAGCTTTTCAATCGTATCTGTTTCGAAGTCGACGAACTCAGGCATCGGTGAGGAGAATTTCTTGCGGAGAATCGCACCGAAACCGGTTTTTACAACTACCTCCTCGCTATCTTCCTTGAGCGTCTCGAACGACCTGATGAACGGGTCCATGTTCGGCACAGTGACTATCCAGTCCAGATCGTAATAGTAGTATGGATTGGCATCATCGGGCAGTTCCAGATCCTTGCGCCATCGCTTTATGAAACTACCCCAGAAAAAATCGCTGATCGGCACTCGGTCGGGCTCACAATGACTCAGTGCCGTCCGCATTCGCTTGAGCTTTTGCAGCGTATTTGCATTTCGTTTTAAATTAGTCTTTTCGTTACCAACTGTATCAAACATTCCCATGGTTGTATCCGTTTCAACAAAATTGCGAGACTTACTGAATAGCTTCACTGCCTATATAATTGCCGTACGTCAACATCATAACTGAGGACAACAGTATGGTTACTCCCAGTATGATCCAAACTACAGTCCGCCGGCTGCACCCCTTCCATTCACGGAAAAGCAGCCCCGTCAAACTGCTGAACAGGACCAGCATCGTCATGTGAACTGCCCAGCTTGTAAAGGCGTATTGGCCCATACGGACGTGCCCCAAATTGTAGAAGAAAAACTGGCCATACCACAGTGTTCCGACAAGAGCTGCGAGCATGTAGTTTACGAGCAGACTGGCTTTTCCCTTGCCCTGCGGAAGCGTAACGAATTCGCCAAGTGAGCGGTTCTTCCTTGCCAGCATCAGCGCATAAACTGCGGATGTCACAAACGCACCCGTGTTTGCGGTCAGATATGCGACATTACCTTGCCAGTGCCCCGCCCCATGAGCGGCAGCGAGCTCGATGACAGGGGCTGCGGCCTCTATTGCAAATGCATAAAATGCCGAAAGAACTCCCGCCAGAAGGGACAACAGCAGGCCCCTGGTTAAAGAAAACTCGCCTTTACCACCTTCACGCTCCACCAGGCCACGCTCCTTGAGCCGGCCTGCATAGCCGCAGCACGCAATACCAAGCGTGCCAGCTCCAATTCCCGCTATAACCCACATAGCGCCCGGGTTGGTCAGAGTATCGATCAGCTGGCCGCGAACCAGCGGTGGAACAATTGTACCCAGAACGCTTGATAGACCGATAGCAACAGCGTACGTCAGAGCGAATCCCATGTATCGGATCGAGTAGTTGAAAGCAATGCCGCCAACGCCGTACGCCAGGCTGAATCCAAACGAGAGCAAAAGAGGTAAGCGGTGTGATTCGATGGCCTCGCCCAGTACTGTTCCAAGCTTAGGGATTGTCAGATAAGCCCCAACCACCGGAAGGATCAGCCAGCAGAATGAAGCTTGAACTATCCAGAAGGTCTCCCACGACCAGCGACGTATGAACTTCTGCGGTGCGTAACAGTTGGCCGCAAGCATGGCCCCAGTTCCGTGAAAAGTCCCCCCTGCTATCGGATTGGCAGGAATCATTGCATACAGCTCCTTGTATTACCAACTCATAAAGTTTGCGGCAGATGTAAAACTGCGCAGCTCATGCTTGCTAGCAAGGCCAGACATGATCAATCGCAGTGAAAAACTTCTTCCATATCGGCCCACCACTCGCCCTCGGCCCGATCGGGAAGTGGCTCCATGCAGGGCTTACAGACATCCCACCATTTCTGCGTCGTCTCATCGGCGGCCATCTTTGAACAGTCGGCCTCGAAATCATCGCCGGTATATTCCAGATAGCTGAAAAGATAATATTTGCCGTCTGGCAGTTTGCGCAAGTAAATTGAATAATTTGTGAAATGACACTCGGAGATCATCTCCAGAACTTCTGGCCATGCAGCGGCATGCAGCTTCTTGTACTCCTCGATCCGGTCCTCCTTAAGACCAATTACCCAGCCAAATCGCCTCATCTCTGTCCTTTCGAATAGTTTTTGTTTTCCGTCAGGATACACCGGGCTAGACACAGCTACCGAAAAATAGTATATTGAAAACGATAGAATCAATCTATATCTGTTTCGGTAAAACTTGTGTCTGATTCTGCACTTAAACGCATTAATGTCGGGGCCTACGATAAACCTTTCTCGGGCGTCGGCATTGAATACTACCCTCTGGGAGGAGAGTTTGACCATACAGGCCTTCTGATCCACGAAGTCGGGTTTTTGCCGCGAAACAGCAACTGGAACTTCCCGGGCGTCTTCAGTCCTTTCTGGCGACTATATTATAATTCAGAACCGGGCCACGGCATCAGCTTTCAAGGGGATTTCTACCACCTCAAGCCGGACCATCTCATGCTGATACCAAACCACCAGCTATTTCACTGTCTGGGGAAAAACCCCGTCCCCACCTTCTGGATGGCGTTTTCAACCGATCGTCTTATCAGTCCTATCCAGAAAACGCCTATTTTGCTAAAGCCGACAAGCACAACAAGATCACTAATCGAAGACATCAAAGGGCTGATTGTTCGAAATACATACTACAGCCCGACTGACCAGATTTATCGAAACAGTCTCGCCCTGCTGAATGTGGTCATCGCAAACACAGACATTGATTGGAAAAAGGAAAATCCGGCCATGCTTAATAAACTGCTTGATTATATTGCGACTAATTGTGATAAGCAGTTGTCGAACTCCCATCTGGCTCAAGTCGCATGCATGAGCATTGAAGGCCTCTCAAAGATGTTCAGAACTCACATGGGCACTTCGCCGGCAGCTTACGTCACGCAAATACGCATTAAGCAGGCGTCATATTTACTCCTGAACACGTCTGAATCAATCGACCGCATTGCTGAAAAAACGGGCTTCCCAAACCGCAATTATTTCAGCCGCGTCTTCAAGAAAATCTCGAACCAATCGCCCGCACAATTTCGCCAGTTGCACCATAATCTTTAGTTTTACCCTAATTTACGCTTATCCCATAAAGCGAATAACCCCACCTGGTGGCAAGCTTGATGCCGTACATTCTTACGTATCTGGCCTTTTGAGGACTGAAGCTGATCTCGTCCAGCCCGCCATCGTTGTTTTTTACGTGGCTGACAGTCTCCCATGTTCTGTTATCACTGGACAGCTGTATTTTGTACTCTTTGCCATAAGCGGTCTCCCAGTAGAGCTTGACATTATCAATGACCTGCGGCTGCTCAAGGTCAACAGTGATCCACTGCTCGCCGCCCTGCCCAGCGGCCCATCTGGTTGATTCTGAACCAGTCGTGACATTCACAGCCGGGTACGCCGCCAGTTCAGATGAAGCCCAGGCCTTCTTCCCATACGCAAGGCCGAACTTTGCCTTGTCCCGCTCGATCATCACTGGAGTCATCAGCGAAAAGCTGGACTTCAAGAAAATGTCATCGCTCGACGAACCCGCCATTAAATCAAATGCCCCCGGCTCGACAACACGTTCCATATCCATGTTCCATATCGCCAGTTCATCAGGGTCGATCTCAAATGAAAGCCTGCGACTTTCACCAGGCCCCAGCTCGATCTTCTTGAATCTGATCAACCGCTTGGTCGCAGTCACAGTCGAACTAACAACGTCGTTGTAATAAACCTGCGTAACTTCCTTGCCCGCCCGGCTGCCCGTATTCTTGACAGTGAAGCTGAACCTGATCTTGTCGCTCATCCCCGCAACGGCATTTTTGATCACCAGGTCTGAATATGCGAACGTGGTATAACTCAAACCAAACCCGAACGGCCACAACGGCTCAGGACTCGAAAACACATAATCCCGCCCGGGTTTTTCGACAGTGCCCGGAACACCATAGTACCCTCGGCCGCACGGCAGATAATCATACGTCTGCGGTAGATGGCCCACACTTCGCGGCAGCGTCACCGGAAGCTTGCCCGAGGGGTTCACCTTGCCGAACAGCACATCTGCAACCGCGTTGCCGCCCTGTTCGCCGGGATAAAATACATCCAGGATCACTTGGGCATTATCTTTGAGCCAGGGCATCGCAAACGGCCTGCCGTGTACCAGCACAACAACCACGGGCTTGCCCGTCGCAACAACCGCCTTCACCAGGTCCTCCTGCACGCCAGGAATGGTCAAAGTCGTCCTGTCGTACCCCTCCCCCGCCGTCGCAAGATACTTCTGCTCGGACTCGTTGCCTATCACTCCACCGACGCCTCCACCGATTATCATGCTGGTATCACCGACGACCACCACGGCAACATCACTCTGCTCTGCCGTCTCTACTGCCTCATCAAAACCGCTCCTGTCCGGATCTGTTATGCCGCAGCCCTTCGCATAGCTGATCTTTACATCCGTCCCTGCCAGGAATCCCTTTACCCCTTCCAGAACCGTAACGCCCATGTGGTTGCTTTTCGTAGGTGAATAGTCGCCGAACTGAACCTGGTCGGCATTTGGACCGATCAGCGCGATCGACTTCATCTTGTCCTTCTTTAGCGGCAGCATATTGCCTTCGTTCTTCAACAGGATGATCGATTCTTCTGCCACCCTGCGGGCCAGTGCAACATGCTCGGCCGTGTGTATCTTCTCATCCAGCTTATCGACGTCAACCGGTTCAGGCACCCCGTCAAACAGCCCGCACAAAAATTTGACCTTCAGCATCCTGCCCGCCGCCTGATCGACATACTTCTCATCGATACGGCCATCTTTGACCAGCTCCACCAGATACTTGTAACAGCTCGGCCCGGGAGCTTCCAAATCGTTCCCCGCCTTTAGACATACGATTGCCGATTCCTTTGCATTAGCAGTGATCTTGTGCAGACTGTGATTGAACGGCACGCCTCCCCAGTCAGAATACGTGTATCCCTCAAAGCCCCATTCATCTCGCAATACTTTTGTAAGCAGCCAATGATTCGCATGTGCCGGCAAGCCGTCGACTACATTGTAAGATGGCATGACCGAATACGGATAAGCACGCTTAACCGCCTGCTCATATGGATATAGATAAAGCGACCTGAACTCTCTTTCGCCCAGACTCGTCGCAGCAATATTGATGCCCCCGCTGGGAATCTCGTAACCAGCCATAACCTTCAGCATGCATGCCATCTTGCCCGGCTCGATGCCTTTTTCCGCATCTTCGCCCTGCATGCCCTTTATGTACGCGATCGCCATTTCCGCAACGAGTTTGGGGCACTCGCCAAAGCACTCCTCGACACGCCCCCAGCGGTGATCCCTTGCCAATGTCAGCATTGGCGACAGCGACTGCGATATGCCCGCCGCGGCACCTTCAACAGCAATCGCAGACGACATCTCCTTTATCAACTCCGGGTTCCAGGTCGCTCCCTGCGCGATCGTCTGCGGATAAATGGTCGCACCTGTTGCAAGTATTCCGTGAAGCGTCTCGTGCATCGGTAGAACGGGAATCCCCAGGCGAGTCTTTTCCAGAGCATACTTCTGAACGTCTCGGTTGATTATCGCCTGCTCTTTTATGGGCCCGCCAAAACGAGCCTGCAAAGTCCCATAGCTGTAGCCTTCAAAGAGCTTGTCTATGTCCTTCTGGGCGATCTCACCATCGACGATTTCCAGCCCGCCCGTATGCTGCTCCCAGGTCTGGCGTACTTTCTCTTCGAGAGTCATCCTGCTCAGCAGGTCCTTGACACGAACATTAACAGGCAGATTAGCATTCTTGTAAGCCGGCATCTTTTCCTTTCCGCTTTGCGATTGCGAATAACAGAACTGAACCGAAAAAAAGATCGCCGCAAAAACCACAAAAAATACACGTTTTGCCATTGTAGACCTCTCAATTTTGCCAACTCACTCGATCTCCACTGCCGCCCAGGCACACTTGAAACCACGTAAATCCCCTCTACCCTATTCGCACTGGCCTGAATATCTCAAAGACAGCGATGAAAAACAAGTCAATTACGCGCACAATCATATCAAAATAGCGCACTCCCCAATAAGACAAAACAACCAGCTGAATTTTCGGATTCCCCTCAATTCCGATATTTGCCAACGCCCAAATCTACTCTCTCCCAAGCCAGCCTGCAGCAAATACCCTCAAATCAGCCGCATTGACACCACCATCGCCGTTGAGATCAAAACCTTCACAAAAGCCGCACTCATCATCCAGCCACAGACTCGAAAATGCAGCAAAGCCCGAAAGATCATTCTTATAATTCGGCGCTGACATGTTTGCAATCAGCGTGTCATACCACTGGCTCACACAGAGTTCATCCGCCGACGCATCGGTGATGTTCCACCGGTACAGCCCCAGACCGTCAATCGTGACCGGACCGGCATAAAACCCGCTGGCGGTATGCGGAAAAGTTTGAGGGTCAGCTATGTCGAAGGTTTCATCTTCTTTAGCAGCATAAAGGGTCACGTTTGTGCCTTCAAGACTGGCTTGCAGATGCAAAATCATAAACCAAAGGCCAGCAGTTCCGTTTCCGAAGCCTAAATCACCACTAATATCCTGCCAACCGCCCAAGTCAAATCCTATGGTCTTATTCACACCTTTGCCGAAGTAGCCTATCTGACTTCCGTTGAGCAGACGAACCTGGCAACTGAATCCGGGGTTTATGCCGTCCGCCTGGTATAGGTGCATCAGAGCACCTATCCAGAGCTGCGGTACGTCTTTATCGCCTGTACCGACCGTTACATTGTCATAAAAGTATCGCTCGATCGTACTTCCCTGACTGCCCATGACAGATTTGAGCCCCGTCGTATCATTCATACCGGCAAAGCTCAGACCTTCCGCTGCGAATCGCCATTCGCTGTCGCCGGACCAGGCATCGGTCCAGCCTGTTCCGCCGTTTGTTCCGGCAATGCTCGCAACGGCAGTGCCCTCAAAACCTTCGTAAGCTATACGAAAATCCGCAAGAGCGAGCACAGTGAGAACACCCTGATCGCTATTTCCGAAAGGGTCGGTCACTTCAATCGCGAACTCATTAATATGGGGGGCGTCGGCGGAAACGGTGCCGTAAAATCTTCCGTCAGACTCAACTATAAGCCAGGACGGACCGCTTACCTTCTCAAATGTCAGTTTGTCGTCGTCCAGATCGTTCGCATAATCGGCCAGATTGCCCGCTATGGATCTGCCTGCATAGGTATACAGTGAAGTCTCCTGCATGGTTGGAGCCTGCTGGACATCATTGACATTTATGCGGAACTCGGCCTCGGCATACAATCCGCCAAGATCGGTGGCACGGACAGTAACAGCATTTATACCGGTATGATCAGCTCCAGGGGTCCCATACAGCTCACCCGTAGGCTCGATGTGCAGCCACTCGGGTCCGTTGACAAGTGAATACTCCAGCCTGTCGCCGAATGCAAGACGTGGGCCTATATCAATGTCGCTTGCATAGACTGATATGTTGTACTCAACGTCAGCATACTCATCGACACTGCCAAGCGAGACTGGATTTGGTGCAAACTGAGGCGGGTGATTATCATTGACGTTTATTATGATCTGCGTCTCATCAAAGAGCCCGCCCGGTGCGGTCATGCGTAACGTAAATTCGTTTGGCCCAGTATCTCCGGCACCGGGTGTGCCCGTTATAATTCCGTCCTGCGAAACGGTGATCCATGCAGGCGCATCAACCGCCCCATACTGCACAACGTTCCACATATCCAGCGTTTCGATCTTTGTCCGCATGTTCTCGCTGTAACTCTCACCCACCAGCACATCACGGAGCCGGATGCTCTCGGATCCGAATTCCGGCTTTGCATACTCGGCCGGGCTCATGTATTCACCCGGTATGACCTGCTGAGCAGTGCCGGGGCCCTGCCATTCAACCTTCATATTACCGTCGCCGTAATTGCTGGTGTTCTTGGTCAGCGCCTCGAAATAGTAGCGCTGCCCCGCAGAAAGACTGACTGAGCCTCCTTCAGGTATGACAGAGAGATTGCCTGCACCTTCATCCGTACTGATGCTGAATTGTCCCTGGGCATCAGAATCTGAATAAAAGAACTGATACGAACCGCTCACAGGCGGATACAGATGCCCGCGAACGCGATAACCAGTCATTTTGCCCAAAACATCGATTCTGAAATCGCGAACCGCCCCCGTCCAATCAGGATCGCCCGGAAAACGCGGATCACTCATAAGATCAGCCAGCGATTCGCCGCCGCAGATGTACCATACATCCTTCGTGGCACCTCCCCTGCCGTTGCCCGCTGCAACAATAACCTGTAGGTCGGCCATCGAAGTCGAACTGCCGTCAGAAAGCTCCAGCGTCAAATCGTACGAACTGCCGCTCATTGGCGACGCTGTCTTTATGACCGTATCGTCATCCTTATCGACCGCGAAGACACCCGCCTCATTGCCCGAAACGATGGACAACTCGTGATCGTCGCTGGCATCCGGATCGCTGAACTGCAGTTCACATACAACCGGATCATCAAGCGTAGGCGCGGTTTGCACTTTATCAGGCAAGTTGATAAAAACGGGCGCACTGTTGCCTGCTTCTGCGATATGCACGCCAATGGTAAACAACCCTTCAAGCCCACAATTCTCGTCAGTGGCTTTTACAACTATTTCATTCAATCCAGAATCACTGCCCGACGGCGTACCCATCAGGTAATGATTTGCTACGCTGACCCATGCAGGGGCTGAAACTTTTTCAAATACAAAATCGACGGTGCTGAATGGATCGCTCACTATATCGCTCAAATCTATGAAATAGTAATCGCCGACCGAAGCATTTGCCGTCAGAACAACCCGATCCTTCTCAGCAAGACTATAGACAAGATTCAGCGAAGGCATCTGGGGCTTATCCGCCGGTGAAATGGAATAGTAACTGTTCAGCTGCTCAACCGGAATTAACCCACCATGAATCATTTCGACCAGATCCTTGCGTTTGCGATTTGCCCCATAAATAACTACATTTTTACCAGTTGGCGGCTCATCAGGACTGTAGCCGCGCAAACGAGCCCTTATCTGGGTTGCCGGCCACCATTCGTACTTTCCATCTCCATTCGAATCACCGTAAGACCAGTTACTCCCCCAGCTGCAGGATCGCCTATGTAAATGGGCATTAAAAATGCTATGATTTTCTAGAAACCCGGATGCGCCGACCGAAGCAAAATTGGTCGCCTGAAACATTCTTCCTACCAGATACCATCGCTGCCCGACTTCACCAACACAAACATTCGTAATGCTGTTGCCCTGTCCGTCGGGCGTACGGCACACAAACAGTTTACGTCGCTTCGAAGGATCCAACCAGAAATCATCTAACGATATGCTCGAACCTGTACCTTCATGTGTAAAAATCCGGCTGCCCCCAAACGCAACCAATGGCTGCGGCAGAAGATCACCTGAGCCCCAGAGCGAATAAAAACTGGAGTCGTTTGCTCCGTTGTACCCGCCGCCGATATTCATTACTGTATGCGTACCGCCTATCGCTGGTATCGGCCAGGGACGCGAAACCATTTCCGCATAGTGAGCCGCACGTCGTGTCCCGTTAGGCGTAAAATATATATCACAAGCTGCCGCACGAACATTGAACTGCTCACCTGTTGTCACTGTGCCGGGACCTTCCATTCGAATCGCATGCAGCAGACCCGGATCATTCGTCGGCGTTTCGGGTACATTGGCACAGATCAGCCGCAAACCCGCCTTTGGAACGTAAATCTCACCGAGCCGCTGCCACTGAGGATTAGTGTTGCTCTCCGGGTCCGTAGCGTTCAACAGGCCCCGAGCGAAGGAACCCCCGCCGTGCTGAGAATCCCAATCACCCACAGCCAGAACGGTACCAGCATTCGCGTTTGCAACCGCCACTTTCGCCCATACCTCATATCGACCCTGCTGAGAAAACTCCAGATGCCAGAACCACCGTGCATCCGGCGTTTTCAATGCCAGAGTACCGGCCGAGGCATCGTAAGAATATTCGCCGATGCGGTCCCAGTAGCCCTGTGTTACCGAAAAATCAGCCGCACCGACTCTGCTAACAAAAGCAAGTGAAAACAAAACAAGACAATTCAATAGCTTTTTCATATCAGCCTCAAGCGATCATAACCAAAGACCCGAAACAAGGCCAGTTCGCATATCACATGCTTCCAGAAGCAAAACCGTCCGGAGCACCGCCGGGACCGATCCAGGACATACCTTTGTATTTCCCCTGGACCTTCTCTCCGCCGCCAAATTCGGCATCAATCCGATGTTCCCGTTCAAAATTCAAATGAATCCTCGTCACAAGATCTTCAGACGGCACAATGTGAACAACACCGCCCTTTTCTTCAACAGTACAATTATATCCAACCAGCTCACCATTTTCACGCTCAACAACATGAGCAGTTGTCAAAGCTACCTCTTCGAGACACTTGAATATCTCATGCACCAGGCCGTCAGTTGCGCCAATGTTCGATTTTGCATAATCGCATGGCGGCGCGAGAAACCAGCCGGCGATCATATCCCTGTAGCCTTCGCCGATGACTTCGTTTACGAACATGCCCTCACCAGGAGAATCAGGTTTTGGCTTGAAAACACGGGCCTCAACATATGGATCGGCAACAAAACCCCACCGAAGCTTGCCAGTGTCGGGATCGACCACCTGCACACACGTGCCGAGCGAATTGTACGTCTGTCTCAGCCAATCCTCTTCACCCGTCAAAAGATACATGTACCATAGACCGTAGGTACGCCAGACCGACCACCCGCAGGGCGAGTTCATCATGTTAGGCGTGA comes from the Anaerohalosphaera lusitana genome and includes:
- a CDS encoding uroporphyrinogen decarboxylase family protein; the protein is MGMFDTVGNEKTNLKRNANTLQKLKRMRTALSHCEPDRVPISDFFWGSFIKRWRKDLELPDDANPYYYYDLDWIVTVPNMDPFIRSFETLKEDSEEVVVKTGFGAILRKKFSSPMPEFVDFETDTIEKLEALEFDDPFDRRRYFEAGDNQIAGVGDGFERNSPPWVETVKSLHPDFPVFGSIIECNECLTRLIGPENNMLWIGMHPDRMGKVINRIGQFYLNCAKAQIDAAGGLLDGFVIWGDVAYRNNMFFSPDYWRAYFKPWVKAIAEYAHSKGLMVIYHGCGNVSKILEDYIKIGIDAMNPLEAKADLDAVELRQQYGHRLGICGNSNIQIWETGDKELIRREVLGKLSAAQGGGYIFQSDHSVASNVSGQTYDYIVKLVREHGRYPLNF
- a CDS encoding L-rhamnose/proton symporter RhaT codes for the protein MIPANPIAGGTFHGTGAMLAANCYAPQKFIRRWSWETFWIVQASFCWLILPVVGAYLTIPKLGTVLGEAIESHRLPLLLSFGFSLAYGVGGIAFNYSIRYMGFALTYAVAIGLSSVLGTIVPPLVRGQLIDTLTNPGAMWVIAGIGAGTLGIACCGYAGRLKERGLVEREGGKGEFSLTRGLLLSLLAGVLSAFYAFAIEAAAPVIELAAAHGAGHWQGNVAYLTANTGAFVTSAVYALMLARKNRSLGEFVTLPQGKGKASLLVNYMLAALVGTLWYGQFFFYNLGHVRMGQYAFTSWAVHMTMLVLFSSLTGLLFREWKGCSRRTVVWIILGVTILLSSVMMLTYGNYIGSEAIQ
- a CDS encoding L-rhamnose mutarotase; translated protein: MRRFGWVIGLKEDRIEEYKKLHAAAWPEVLEMISECHFTNYSIYLRKLPDGKYYLFSYLEYTGDDFEADCSKMAADETTQKWWDVCKPCMEPLPDRAEGEWWADMEEVFHCD
- a CDS encoding helix-turn-helix transcriptional regulator is translated as MSDSALKRINVGAYDKPFSGVGIEYYPLGGEFDHTGLLIHEVGFLPRNSNWNFPGVFSPFWRLYYNSEPGHGISFQGDFYHLKPDHLMLIPNHQLFHCLGKNPVPTFWMAFSTDRLISPIQKTPILLKPTSTTRSLIEDIKGLIVRNTYYSPTDQIYRNSLALLNVVIANTDIDWKKENPAMLNKLLDYIATNCDKQLSNSHLAQVACMSIEGLSKMFRTHMGTSPAAYVTQIRIKQASYLLLNTSESIDRIAEKTGFPNRNYFSRVFKKISNQSPAQFRQLHHNL
- a CDS encoding beta-glucosidase, which encodes MAKRVFFVVFAAIFFSVQFCYSQSQSGKEKMPAYKNANLPVNVRVKDLLSRMTLEEKVRQTWEQHTGGLEIVDGEIAQKDIDKLFEGYSYGTLQARFGGPIKEQAIINRDVQKYALEKTRLGIPVLPMHETLHGILATGATIYPQTIAQGATWNPELIKEMSSAIAVEGAAAGISQSLSPMLTLARDHRWGRVEECFGECPKLVAEMAIAYIKGMQGEDAEKGIEPGKMACMLKVMAGYEIPSGGINIAATSLGEREFRSLYLYPYEQAVKRAYPYSVMPSYNVVDGLPAHANHWLLTKVLRDEWGFEGYTYSDWGGVPFNHSLHKITANAKESAIVCLKAGNDLEAPGPSCYKYLVELVKDGRIDEKYVDQAAGRMLKVKFLCGLFDGVPEPVDVDKLDEKIHTAEHVALARRVAEESIILLKNEGNMLPLKKDKMKSIALIGPNADQVQFGDYSPTKSNHMGVTVLEGVKGFLAGTDVKISYAKGCGITDPDRSGFDEAVETAEQSDVAVVVVGDTSMIIGGGVGGVIGNESEQKYLATAGEGYDRTTLTIPGVQEDLVKAVVATGKPVVVVLVHGRPFAMPWLKDNAQVILDVFYPGEQGGNAVADVLFGKVNPSGKLPVTLPRSVGHLPQTYDYLPCGRGYYGVPGTVEKPGRDYVFSSPEPLWPFGFGLSYTTFAYSDLVIKNAVAGMSDKIRFSFTVKNTGSRAGKEVTQVYYNDVVSSTVTATKRLIRFKKIELGPGESRRLSFEIDPDELAIWNMDMERVVEPGAFDLMAGSSSDDIFLKSSFSLMTPVMIERDKAKFGLAYGKKAWASSELAAYPAVNVTTGSESTRWAAGQGGEQWITVDLEQPQVIDNVKLYWETAYGKEYKIQLSSDNRTWETVSHVKNNDGGLDEISFSPQKARYVRMYGIKLATRWGYSLYGISVN
- a CDS encoding putative Ig domain-containing protein; this encodes MKKLLNCLVLFSLAFVSRVGAADFSVTQGYWDRIGEYSYDASAGTLALKTPDARWFWHLEFSQQGRYEVWAKVAVANANAGTVLAVGDWDSQHGGGSFARGLLNATDPESNTNPQWQRLGEIYVPKAGLRLICANVPETPTNDPGLLHAIRMEGPGTVTTGEQFNVRAAACDIYFTPNGTRRAAHYAEMVSRPWPIPAIGGTHTVMNIGGGYNGANDSSFYSLWGSGDLLPQPLVAFGGSRIFTHEGTGSSISLDDFWLDPSKRRKLFVCRTPDGQGNSITNVCVGEVGQRWYLVGRMFQATNFASVGASGFLENHSIFNAHLHRRSCSWGSNWSYGDSNGDGKYEWWPATQIRARLRGYSPDEPPTGKNVVIYGANRKRKDLVEMIHGGLIPVEQLNSYYSISPADKPQMPSLNLVYSLAEKDRVVLTANASVGDYYFIDLSDIVSDPFSTVDFVFEKVSAPAWVSVANHYLMGTPSGSDSGLNEIVVKATDENCGLEGLFTIGVHIAEAGNSAPVFINLPDKVQTAPTLDDPVVCELQFSDPDASDDHELSIVSGNEAGVFAVDKDDDTVIKTASPMSGSSYDLTLELSDGSSTSMADLQVIVAAGNGRGGATKDVWYICGGESLADLMSDPRFPGDPDWTGAVRDFRIDVLGKMTGYRVRGHLYPPVSGSYQFFYSDSDAQGQFSISTDEGAGNLSVIPEGGSVSLSAGQRYYFEALTKNTSNYGDGNMKVEWQGPGTAQQVIPGEYMSPAEYAKPEFGSESIRLRDVLVGESYSENMRTKIETLDMWNVVQYGAVDAPAWITVSQDGIITGTPGAGDTGPNEFTLRMTAPGGLFDETQIIINVNDNHPPQFAPNPVSLGSVDEYADVEYNISVYASDIDIGPRLAFGDRLEYSLVNGPEWLHIEPTGELYGTPGADHTGINAVTVRATDLGGLYAEAEFRINVNDVQQAPTMQETSLYTYAGRSIAGNLADYANDLDDDKLTFEKVSGPSWLIVESDGRFYGTVSADAPHINEFAIEVTDPFGNSDQGVLTVLALADFRIAYEGFEGTAVASIAGTNGGTGWTDAWSGDSEWRFAAEGLSFAGMNDTTGLKSVMGSQGSTIERYFYDNVTVGTGDKDVPQLWIGALMHLYQADGINPGFSCQVRLLNGSQIGYFGKGVNKTIGFDLGGWQDISGDLGFGNGTAGLWFMILHLQASLEGTNVTLYAAKEDETFDIADPQTFPHTASGFYAGPVTIDGLGLYRWNITDASADELCVSQWYDTLIANMSAPNYKNDLSGFAAFSSLWLDDECGFCEGFDLNGDGGVNAADLRVFAAGWLGRE